TCGGCCGCGGCGTGATTCATCGTCGCGAAGGGCGCGGCGACAGCGCCAAGGCGTGGGTGAATTTCGAACGCGGCGGAGTGAAGTTACTGGTACTAAAGTTCGCCAACCTCCGGTTGATCGGAGAATAACCGCGCGCGTAAAATTTTCCGCAGTGGATGGGCGGCGGCAGGAGCCGGCGTTAACTTAGCGGTGGTGGCGTGATGACTTCACGAAAACGAATCTCTCTCATCGTGGTCGCTGTGTCCGCAGCTTTGATGCTGGCGGCCATGGTCCTGGCGCCGCGACTGGCCTCGGCCTGGAGCGAAGATGAATTCGCCCGCCGACCGCTCTACGCCTACCCGCTGCCGCATGGCCGCGACAATATCATCGGCAATCTCGTCACCTACCAGATCCAGAAAGGCGATACGCTGCTCGATATCGGGCGATGGTTCGGCGTGACGGCAAAGGAAATCTCCGATGCCAACGGCAAGATCGATTGGTGGGGACCTCCCGTCGGCAAGCAGATAATTCTCCCCACCGAGCATATCCTGCCGGCCGGTAATCACGTCGGTATCGTGCTGAACATCCCCGAGATGCGCATCTACTATTACTATCCGTCGCCCACCGGTCCGATTTCGAAGAGCAAGATCAAACCGGTAGCGATGACGACGAAGCACGAGCCGCACCTCGGCGTGATGCCGACCGTCGTTTACACCTTCCCGGTCGGACTCGGCCGCTACGACTGGAAGACACCTGTCGGCGACTGGCGCGTGCGCGGCAAGACGAAAAATCCCACCTGGGTCGTGCCGCAGGATATTTACGAGGAACACCTCGAGCGCGATGGCGAAGCCGACCACGTCGTCCCGGGCGGCGAGGATGACAATCCTCTCGGCAAGTATCGCATCGAGCTGACGCTGCCCGAGTACGCGTTGCACGGCACCGACGTTCCATGGGGCGTCGGGATGACCGTGAGCCACGGATGCGTGCGGCTTTATCCAGAGGACATCGAGCGCCTGTTCAACAAGGTGAAGATCGGCACGCCGGGCGAGTTCACCTACCAGCCGATCAAGTACGGCTATCGCGGCGATGCGATCTACGTCGAAGTGCATGACGATTTGTACGGGCGCTATGCGGGTCTGTGGGCTTATGCCGTGAAGACGGCTAAGGAGCAGGGCATCTCCGATCAGATCGACATGCAGAAGCTCGAGAAAGCCGTCGAAGAGAAAACCGGCATCCCGACCTACATCATGCCCGGCCCGCCACCCGACGCTGGCGACGCGAGCTAGAATCGCGGCTGAGTCTTGGCGGGCGCCGCGCCGGCCTGATACGCGTGCGCTTTTTTCAGCACATACAGTTCGCGCGAGCCTAGGCCGAATGGCCCCGGCCAACTGAAACGGCTGACGATTTGTGTGCCGGCGATCGGCGCGCTGGCGAGCGTGTATTCGTCGACACCGGGCGACGTGATCATCGGGATTCCGGCTTCGAGCTTCATCGAATCGATGCCGTGTTTCGGGTAGCGATAGAGATCGTTGCCGTTGAGCGAGTAGCCGGCATCGATCGCCGAGCGGCGTACGCCTTCGCGCTCGAGCGCATCGCGCACCGAAGTCACCGCCAGCAGGCCGCGCTGGTACGCATACGTTCCGCCGAGCGACAACATCATGAGGATCAGCGTGAGCGCTCCCGCGAGCATCGGCGCGACCCGCAGCTTCGGCCATGGCGTAAGCGCGAGCAGCAGGCATCCGGCAGGAACCATCACGACATAGTAGCGATCGTTGAAGAACCATAGCGGAACGATCGCGAGCCAGTAGACGATCGCGGCGATCATAATCGCCGACGGTGCGCGTCCGAGTCGTGGAATGAGATCGCGCGCCGCAACGATCAGTCCAGCTGCGCCCGCGCTTCCGAGCGCCATCCAGAAATACTGCCAGTCGCCGTTCCAGTAGAAGCGGTTCGGCAGACCGCGCAGGATCATCACGTTGTCCCATCCGCCGAAACAGCTATACTCGGGCGTGACCGGCAGCCGGTGATCAATGAAACTCAGAAACAACGTTGATCCAAAGATCGCGATCGCCCATGCGATCGTTTGCCTTCGGCGCTCGCCGATAAACTGCAGCAGCGCGATCGGACTTAGCACGGTGCCTAAATAAATCAGCGGCCCGAGCACTCCAGCGCGCAGGTATGTTGAAATCGGCACCTGGAACAGAAAGCCGAAGTGATTGAGGTTGCGCTCGAGGTCCCACGGCCGAGGATTCAGCACCATCTGCCAGAACCAGATTCCGACGCACGTCGCCGACGCGACTGCGAACGGAAACAACCCGCGCACCATCCGCATCAGATCAAACGGATGCTCTCGGAGCACGCCTGAGCCGTACAGCACGATCGCCGCGACGCATCCGAGCACCGTCATCGCGGCGAACGGCCGAATCATGAAGCACACGACCGAGAGAATCGCAGCGAGCCACATCCAGAGCGCCTCGAAGCGGCCCTCTCCTTCGGCAAACGCGAGGTTCACCGCGATGACAAGCATCAGGAACGGAATCTCGGTCATGAACGAGAAGCTGAGGAAGTTGTAACAGGGATTTCCAAGCAGGCAGCCCGTGGCGATCAGTGACGGGATCGGCGTGGCGCCGCATCGCCGCGCGAGCGCATAGAACATCATCGCGCCGAGCGCGGCCAGTACCACATCGGCGATTTCGAGCGACGCCGAGCCGCCGCCGAAGAGCCTGGCCCAGGCCGCGCCGTAGTACACCTGAGCGATCGGCATCGCCTGCGTGTACCCGGCGAAACGGACTTCGCCCGTCTGCAGGTAGCGCCGCACCGCCTCGCCGTAGAGCCAGCTATCTGCGACCGGCGCGTCGGCGAGCGGCCGCAGCATCGCCCACGCGAACAGGTACCAGAGCGCCACGCCCCCGCACGCAAGCCATCCAGCGCGCTTCAATGCCAACTTGCTCCGATTTCCGGCTATCCCCTATACTTCGCTGTGCGCCAGGAGCCAGATGATCGAACGAAGTGTTTATCCGGTTTTCTCTGTGCGCGCGAGCCCCCTCCCTCACCGCTCCTGAATGACGGCCGATTCCACTACGCAACGGGAACTCAACGACCATACGATGCGACAGGTTGCCTTTCACCGCCCCGCGATGGGCCCCGAAGAAGAGCGCGAAGTGCTCGAAGCGCTGCGCTCCGGATGGATCACGACCGGGCCCAAGACCAAGCGTTTTGAGCAGGAGTTCGCCGAGTACATCGGCGCCAAGCATGCGCTCGCGCTCTCGCACTGCACGGGCGCGCTGCATCTCTCGCTATGGGCAATTGGCATCCAGCCCGGCGACGAGATCATCACGACGCCATTTACCTTCACCGCGACCGCCGAGGTGATGGGCTATCTCGGCGCGCGGCCGGTGTTCGTCGACGTCGATCCCGGCACCTTCAATATCAATCCCGCGCGGATCGAAGAGGCGCTCGAAAGCGGCAAGCACAAGCACGTGCGCGCGCTGCTGCCGGTTCATTTCGCGGGCCAGGCTTGCGACATGGATCGCATTCTCGCAATTTCGCGGCAGTACAATCTCAAGGTCATCGAAGACGCTGCCCACGCCGTCGGCTCGGCGCGCTACATGGAAGGCCGCGGGATGGCCAAGGTCGGCACGATCGGCGACCTCACCTGCTTCAGCTTCTACGCGACCAAGAACTTCACGACGGCAGAGGGCGGCATGATCACGACCGCCGACGATGCGCTCGCGGAGAAAATTGCCGTCGCGAGCCTCCACGGCATGAACAAGGACGCCTGGAAGCGCTACGACAAGAGCGGCTCGTGGTACTACGAAATCCACGACATGGGTTTCAAGTACAACTTGTCCGACGTGCACTCCGCGATCGGACTCGCGCAACTGAAGCGCGCCGAGGATTTCAAGCGCCGCCGCACCGAGATCGCCCAACGCTACAGCGAGGCTCTTCGCGAAGTCGATTCGATCCAGGTTCCATACGTCGAGCCCGGCGTCGAGCACGCATGGCATCTGTACATCCTGCGGCTGCGTCCGGAGCTTCTGCGTATCGGCCGCAACGAATTCGTCGAAACGCTGCGCGAGCGCGGTGTCGGATGCTCGGTGCACTGCATCCCACTGCACACGATGCATTATTATCAGCGGATGTATGGCTATCGGATGGGTGACTATCCAATCGCCGAAGACATATTCAGCCGCTGCCTGTCGCTGCCGATTTACTATTCGATGAGCGACGAGGATATCGACTACGTAATCGAAACCGTTCTCGCGATCGCGCGCGAAAACCGCCGCTAAAGCGCGGCGCGGGAGGAATACTGCTGTGCGTGCATTGGTAACCGGTGGAGCGGGATTCCTCGGCTCGCATCTATGCGAGCGGCTGTTGAAAGACGGTCACGAGGTTATCTGCCTCGACAACTTTTTCAGCGGCAAGCGCCAGAACGTGGCGCATCTGATCGGCAACAGGAACTTCGAGCTGGTGCGCCACGATGTAGTCGAACCGATTCTGCTCGAGGTCGATCGCATCTTTAACCTCGCCTGCCCCGCGTCGCCCGTTCATTACCAGTACAACCCGGTGAAGACGATCAAGACGAGTGTGATGGGCGCGATCAACATGCTGGGGCTCGCCAAGCGCGTGCGCGCGCGAATCCTGCTGACCTCGACCAGCGAAGTTTATGGCGACCCGGAGCAGCATCCGCAGACCGAATCGTATTGGGGGCACGTGAATCCGATCGGCGTGCGCTCCTGCTACGACGAGGGCAAGCGCGTCGCCGAATGCCTGATGATGGACTATCACCGGCAGAACAACGTCGACATCCGCATCGTGCGCATCTTCAATACTTACGGGCCCCGGATGGCGATCAACGACGGGCGGGTGGTTTCCAACTTCTGCGTCGCTGCGCTGCGCGGCGAGCCGCTCGAGATTTACGGCGACGGCAAGCAGACGCGCTCGTTCGCGTACGTCGACGACATCATCGACGCGCTCGTGCACATGATGAACCAGGAGCAGCACATCGGACCGGTGAACATCGGCAATCCCGACGAATTCACGATCGACGAGCTCGCGCAGCTCGCGATTAGTCTGACCGGCAGCTCATCGAAGGTGGTGCTCAAGCCGGCGCGTCCCGATGATCCTGTCCGGCGGCGTCCGAATATCGATCTCGCGAAAAAGGTCCTGGGATGGCAGCCGAGCACGCCGCTGCGGGCGGGCCTCGAAAAGACGATCACGAACTTCCGCGAAGAGCTCGGCCTCATCCGCGCCTGACATGACGACCGCACTCATCACCGGCGCATCGAGCGGCCTCGGCGAGGAGTTCGCCTACCAGCTCGCGCGCGAGCACCACGACCTGGCACTTGTCGCGCGGCGCAAGGATCGGCTCGAGTCAGTCGCGTTGAAGGCTCGTGAGCTCGGCGCAAAGAAGGTCGCAATCTTCGCCGCCGACTTGTCAGCCCCAGGAGCCCTCGCTCAGCTCCACACCGATGTCACCGCTGCGGGCCTCGAAATCGGCTACCTCGTGAACAACGCCGGCTTCGGCACTCATGGCACATTCTGCGAGCTGCCGATGGAGCGCGAGATCGAGGAAATCGAGCTGAATGTCACCGCGCTCGTCGCGCTGTGCCGCCTATTCGCACCCGCGATGGCGTCGCGCAAAAGCGGCACGATCATCAACGTCGCATCGACCGCCGCCTTCCAACCAGTCCCGTGGATGGCGACCTACGGCGCGACGAAAGCGTTCGTCCTGAGTTTTTCAGAGGCGTTATCAAGCGAGTTGCGCGAGTCCGGCGTGACAGTCCTCGCGCTATGCCCGGGTCCAACACGCACCGAGTTCCAAGCCGTGGCCAATACAGCAGAAGCGGCCTTTCCCGACTTCGCATACATGGATGCCGCAACAGTAGTCGCGCAGGGAATCGCATCAGCGAAGCAAGGCCGTGCGGTCCGCATCAACGGCCTAATGAACTTCCTGATGGCGCAATCAACCCGCCTCGCCCCACGCGCGATAGTCCGGCGAATCGCAGCCGCGATGTTCCGCGAAGAGCCAACCTAGACTGTAACGTCAGCCGCTATTGCGGTAGCTATCCGCCGGGAAGAATATAGAGATCTGCCGGCGAGAATGAACTCGTTTTCAAAAAGTCAGGCCATCTTAAGCGGTATCGCGGCGGCCGCGGCGCTGGCGCTCGCGGGATGCTACGCGTCACCGTCGCCGATTCCGCAGCCTCCGCCGCCGCAGGCGGTTCCATCGGTCGTGATGCAGGGGCCCCAGTCGCCGCCGCCGGATGACTGGAACCTCTTCCCCGATCCGACGACCGGCGAGGTCGAGGTTTATCATAAGGGCAACCTCGTCGGCGCCGTGACCGGCAACGAGCCCGCGACCCAGGATCCTCCGCTGCCGCATCCTACCGACGCGACCAGGGATCACGATCAGGACTCGCCGAACGCTACTCCCTGAGCAGATTGCGCGCGATCACGACGCGCTGAATCTGCGACGTGCCTTCGTAAATCTGCAACAGCTTGGCATCGCGCATCAGCTTCTCGACCGGATACTCCTTCATGTAGCCATAGCCGCCGAAGAGTTGCACCGCGTCGGTCGTGATTCTCATGCACGCGTCGGCGCTGAAAGCTTTCGCGAAGCTCGACACGACGTTGGGGCTCTCGCCGCGATCGACCAGCCATGCGGCCTTGTACGTGAGCAGGCGCATCGCTTCGATCTCGATCGCCATGTCAGCCATCATGAACTGGATCGCCTGGAAGTTCGCGATCGGCTGTCCGAACGCATTGCGCTGCTTAGAATACTTGAGGCATTCGTCGAGCGCGCGCTGCGACACGCCAACCGCGATCGCGCCGATCTCGGGGCGGCTCTTGTCGAAGGTCGCCATCGCGTACTTGAAGCCCTCGCCCTCGCGCCCGACCATCGCGCTGGCCGGGATGCGCACGTCCTCGTAGAAGATTTCCGCCGTGTCGGCCGCGCGCTGCCCGAGCTTGCCGTGCATTCGGCGCCGCGTGATTCCCGGAGTATCGGAGGGAAAAACGAAGCAGCTGATGCCCTTGTGCTTGAGGCGTTTGTCGGACGTCGCGAAGGTGACGATCCAGTCGGCGACGGAGCCGTTGGAGATGAAATGCTTGGTGCCGTTGAGCACGAACTCGTCGCCCTCGCGCCGATACGTCGTGCTCATCGAGGCAACGTCCGAACCCGCGCCGGGTTCGGTGATCGCGAACGCGCAAAAGGAGAGCTTCTCGGTCAACGCGCCGAGGTAGCGCTTTTTCTGCTCGTCGTTGGCCGCGATCACGATCGGCAAGGTCGCGAGGTCGTTCGCCGCGATCGAGTTCGTGATCCCGGCGCATCCGTAGTTGAGCTCTTCGCCGACCAGGCACGTCGTCAGGATATCGAGCCCCGGTCCTCCCAGCTCGGCAGGCACACCGAAGTTGATGAGCCCCGCATCGAAGGCCTTCTGCGCGACGTCGCGCGGAAAGATTTCCTTGTCGTCGTACTCGCGCGCGTGCGGGATGATCTCCTGCTCGGCGAATTTGTGCGCCAGCGCCTTCAGCTCGCGTTGCTCGTCGGTGATCTCGAAACCCAGCATGATTGCCTCTCTGTCGCGGACCGATTGGCGCGCGGGGCGCCGTGATGGTTGTTAACCGAGCGCGCGCCCCGAGAAAAGAGCCTCGACGTAACGTTCTGGCCCGTCCTACCGTTGTAGGGGTATTGAGGAGCGTAAGATATGGAATCAACCGTGCGACGAGCGAAAGTTCGTTCTCAGACTCTGATTGCGGTTCGCGATGTCCGGGCAAGCAGCCGATGGTATCAACAATTGCTGGGCCTCGACGCGCTTTCGGAACACCGCCATCGCGACAGATACGATCGGTTGTTTTGCGGCGGCGAGTTGATCCTTCAGATTCATGCCTGGGACGAGGAGGATCATCCAAATCTCATCAATGCCGACGCGGCTCCGCACGGACACGGCGTCCTGCTGTGGTTCGAGCTGGATGACTTTGATGCGGCCGTCGGGCGGGCACGCGAGTTGGACGCGGAGTTCGTCCTCGAGCCGCATATCAATCCGGCGCCGAATCATTGGGAAATGTGGCTGCGCGACGCTGACGGCTACGTGGTCGTGGTAGCGAGTCCGGACGGCACGGCGAAATCGTAGCGGAAGTCTCGCCTTGAAAATCCGCCCGGCTGTCGATATGACGAGCTTTCGAGTCACAGGTGGCCGCGGAGAGATTTTCCCGCCAGCCGCAATCCCGACCTCGAGGAGATACCAATGTCAGTAGCTATCGTCGCGAAAATCAAGGCCAAGGCCGGCAGCGAAGCCCAGGTCGAAGCCGCCTTCAAGGAAATGATCAAACAGGTCCGCGCCAACGAACCCAACACGCTGCAGTACATTCTGCACAAGTCGGTGCAGGATCCGACCACCTTCATTTTCTATGAGCTGTACACCGACCAGGCGGCGGTCGATTCGCACGGCAAGACCGCGCACATGAGAGAACTCGGCGGCAAGATCGGCCCTCATCTCGATGGCCGCCCCGAAGTTCACGTCCTGCAGGAAGTGGACAAGAAGTAGGATTCAGCTACGGCGCGTGGCGTCCCCACGCGCCGCTACCTGAATTCGACGTGACCCACGCTTCTGAAATCGCGAGGCTCGACGCGTGCGCACAGGCTGAGCTGGTGCGCTCGGGCCAGGCGTCGCCGTCCGAGCTGGTCGAAGCCGCAATCGAGCGCATCGAGCGGCTCAATCCACAAATCAACTCCGTCATCTATCCGCGCTTCGACAATGCGCGCGCCGAGGCCGCCGATCAGCGCAAGCTGCCCGACGGGATCTTCCGCGGCGTTCCGTTCTTGCTGAAGGACCTCGGCGAAATGGTCGCGGGCGAGCCTGCCAGCTGGGGATGGAAACCGCTCAAAGATATCGGCTTCAAAGCGCGCTCGACGGCGCATGTCGCCGAGAAGTTTCACGCCGCCGGCTTAATCACGCTCGGGCGAACTACTGTGCCCGAATGGGGTCCGTCGCTCGCGACCGAAACCGCCGCTTGGGGCGCGACGCGTAACCCGTGGAATCTCGAGCGCGGAGTCGGAGGATCGAGCGGCGGCGCGGCCGCCTCGGTCGCCTCGGGGATGGTTCCGATCGCGCACGCCAACGATGCGGGCGGCTCGATTCGTATCCCGGCGTCATTCTCCGGACTCGTGGGCCTCAAGCCCTCGCGCGGGCGTACTTCGAACGGCCCCGCACACGCGGATATCTGGCACGGACTCGGCGAGCATGGCGTGGTCGCGCGCTCAGTCCGCGACGCAGCGACCGCGCTCGACGTTATCAGCGGATACTGCGCGGGCGATCCGTTCACCGCGCCTACGCCGGTACGCCCCTTCCGTCTCGAACCCGGCACGTCCCCGGGAGCGCTCAAGATCGGTTTTATGGATCGCGCCCCCAGCTTTCATCCCGGAATTGACTCCGAGTGTGCAAACGCGGTCCGCAGCACTGCGAAACTGCTCGAATCGCTCGGCCATCGCGTCCAACAAAACCATCCCGCGGTGCTCGACGACGAGAACAACGGCAAGCAAGTGGGAGTCCTGGTCGCGGCCAGCGAAGCTCTCACTGCGGTCGAAGCGGAGAAGATCCTCGGGCGCCCTCTGCTAGCCGACGACTTCGATCCGTGGACGTGGTGGCTCATCGAGCGCGGAAGGAACGTCTCCGCCGTGAGGCTCCTGCTCGCGCGGCAGTGGGTCAACGACTTCACGCGTGCGACTGCCCGGTGGTGGAGCGAGGGGTTTGACATCCTGCTTACATCGACGCTGGCAACGCCGCCTCCGCCGATCGCGGTGTTCAAGCTCGAACCGGGAGATCACGCGACCGAGAGCGGCCGCCGCCAGGCCATCATGAGTCCCTTCACGATTCCCTGGAACGTGGCGGGCAATCCCGCGATTTCGCTGCCGCTGCATATGACGGCTGACGCAATGCCGCTCGGCATCCAGTTGGTCGCAGCCTACGGACGCGAAGATCTGTTGCTGAGGCTGGCGACCCAGATCGAGCAGGCGGCGCCATGGTCCGATCGCCTTCCTTCCATCTTCGGATAAGATTTCCGGTGACGATGCTGCCGCGATATTCTGGTACTCGTGGCTTCTCAACTTGCAATCCTCGGTGGCAAGCCGCTGCGTGAACGGCCATTCCCACGCTGGCCGACTTTCGACGAGCGCGAACGCGAACAGCTTACGGAAGTCCTCGAAGCGGGAAGCTGGGGCGGGTTTCCGTCGCCGAATCGCAAGGCCGCCGAGTTCGCAGCGCAGTTCGCCGCGTTTCAGGGCGCGCGCTTCGCGATTCCGACGACATCGGGCACGACGGCTCTGGAAGCCGCGCTGAAAGCCCTCGGCATCGGCCCCGGCGACGAAGTAATCATTCCCGCGATCACGTTCGCTGCGACCGCCTATGCTCCAGTTGCTTGTATCGCGCGCCCGGTCTTTGCCGATGTGCGCGCTGATACTGTGTGTATCGACCCCGAGTCCGTGAAACGACTCATCACGCGCCGCACCAAGGCGATCATCCCGGTACATTACGGCGCGACGCTCGCCGATCTCGATGCGCTTGCGCAAATCTCGCGCGCACACGGAATTCCAATCGTCGAAGATTGCGCGCACGTCCCCGGAGCGGCGTGGCGCGAGCGCGGAGTCGGCGCGCATGGCGCGCTCGGATGTTTCAGTTTTCAAACCACGAAACCGATGACCGCCGGCGAAGGCGGGATGATCACGACCAACGACGCCGCCCTCGAGCAGCGATGCCAGTCGCTAATCAACTGCGGCCGGCGGCGCCCGGGCGACACATTCGAGGAGCCGCTCCTCGGCGCCAACTATCGCATGACGGAATGGCAATGCGGCGTGCTTATCGCCCAGCTCGCGCGCCTGCCTGAGCAGATCGAAACGAAAAGCCGCAACGCAGCGCGCCTGCGTGAGGGCCTCGACGCGATTCGCGGACTCAAAGCGATCCCGCGCGATCCGCGCACCACGCGCGAAGTGATCTACGCCTTCATCTTCATGGTCGATGAAACCGCGCTGGGCGTGTCGCGAAATCGTTTCGTGCGCGCGCTGCGCGCCGAGGGCATCCCGGCCGGGGTCGGCAACGAACCGGTCTATCGCTCGGCTCTCTTCCCTCGCGAAGTGAAACCGTACCGCGTTGCGTGTGAGCTGGCGGGCGCGGATCCCGATGCGCCCGCCGAATGTCCCGTTGCAGAGCAGCTCTTCGAGCAGGCGATGGTCGCGATTCCGCACGAATGCCTGCTCGGCGATGAGCGCGACGTTGACGATCTAGTCGCGGCCGCCGCCAAGGTCGCGGCGCATGCGCGCGAACTCAAAACCGCGCGGCTCGAGCGCGCTGCGTGACGACGATGGGCCGCCTTCAGGCCGGCGCGGCGCGCGTCAAGCTCGAGCCTCCACTGGGAATCGCGATGGCGGGATACGGCCGGCGCATCGGGCGCGCCTCGGGCGTCCACGACGATCTCGCCGCGCAGGCGGTGGTGATTTCCGACGGCGCTACGAAAATCGCGATCGTAAGCGTCGATGTTCTCGCGATCGGAATTCGAATTGCCGATCAAATCCGCGAGGCTATCGCGGCGAAGACGGACATCGCCGCCGACGCGATCATGATCTGCGCAACGCACACGCACTCGGCCCCGCTTTTCAACATCTTCGCGACGCCTGCGGCTGATGCGAAAGCAGGCGACGATCGCGATCTGGAGTGGGAGCGCGCGCTGCCCGACAAGATTGCGCGCGCCGTCGTCGAAGCCAATGAGCGACTCGAGCTTGCCTCGATTCGAGCAGCCGGCGCACGTTTCACACTCGGAACAAATCGGCGCCTGCGGCGCGCTGACGGGTCGATTCAGAATGCCCCGAACTACGCTGGCGTCGCCGATCCCGAGGCGCTCGCGCTCGGCGTGTATGCCAATGACGGCGCACCGATCGTGATCATCTTCAATTATCCCTGCCACGCCGTCGTGCTGTGCGAGGACAACCTGCTCTATTCGCGCGACTGGCCGGGCTTCGCCGCCGACGAGATCGAATCGACGGCCGAAGGCGAAGGCGCGATCACGATTTTCCTGCAGGGTGCCACCGGGAACATCGATCCGCGCGGCCGTGGCAGCTTCGAAGTCGCAGGCGAGCATGGTACTGCCGCAGGACGCGCGGTGCTCGCTGCGGTCGGCGGGGCGCAAGCAATCGAGGATGCGCCCGTCGCGTTCCGCCGCGTTCCGATCACTCTCAAGCTGCGACCGCTCGATGACCTCATCGCCGATGCACGGCGCTGCGCCGCGCAGACTGAAGCATCACTCAACAACCATCGCGGCGGCGAGGGTATCCAGCTGAAACGACTGCGCGATCAGCATGAACTCTCGCTCACGCAGCTCGCCACGATCGAGGGCCTCGAAGAGCAGAACCGCCGCGATCGCCGGGTCGATCTGGCGCGGCGCGAGATCTCGACCACGCTGACACTGATCACGATCGGCGGTCTCGCGATTGCGGGAATCCCCGGCGAGCTGTTTGTCGAGCTCGGCCTCGCGCTCAAGGCAAATCCGCTCTTCGACCGTACCTTCGTCGCGGGCTACTGCAACGACCTGATCGGATACATCCCGACGCGCGAGGCTTACGCGCAGGGCGGCTACGAAGTCGATACGGCGCGCGTGGCCGAGGGATCCGGTGATGCAATCGTAGCGACGGTTCTAGAGTCACTGATGGCGATGCGATCTGAGAGGCACTGACTTGCGCAGCATCGATCATCACGAAGTGCTGCGGCTGATTACCGAAGGCGCGCAGGTCGTGGACGCGCTGCCGGCTCATGAGTACAACCCCGTTCACCTTCCCGGCGCGATTCATATGCCGCTTGGCAGAGTGCTCCGCGAGGCGCGGCAAAAGCTCGCGCGCGAAACGCCGATAATCGTCTATTGCCGCGATTCATTGTGAGACCTCAGCGCGCGGGCTGCGGCGCAGCTCGAGTATCTTGGCTTCACGCGCGTTCATCACTATCTGCGCGGCAAGGCGGATTGGCTGATGCGCGGATTGCCGACCGAGCCGCGGGCCGGAATCGTCGAGCGAATCCGTCCGCTTCCGTACTTCATCAACAACTTGTTTCCAGGTCCGCGCGATTTGTGGATCTCGGCCACCAGGCGTCACCGCATCGATCAGCTGATGGCCGATGACGTGCCGCGGCTTTCATCCGAAGATCAGATCGCTGCGTCGTCACTGCGGCCTGATTCGCCC
This portion of the Candidatus Binataceae bacterium genome encodes:
- a CDS encoding UDP-glucuronic acid decarboxylase family protein, giving the protein MRALVTGGAGFLGSHLCERLLKDGHEVICLDNFFSGKRQNVAHLIGNRNFELVRHDVVEPILLEVDRIFNLACPASPVHYQYNPVKTIKTSVMGAINMLGLAKRVRARILLTSTSEVYGDPEQHPQTESYWGHVNPIGVRSCYDEGKRVAECLMMDYHRQNNVDIRIVRIFNTYGPRMAINDGRVVSNFCVAALRGEPLEIYGDGKQTRSFAYVDDIIDALVHMMNQEQHIGPVNIGNPDEFTIDELAQLAISLTGSSSKVVLKPARPDDPVRRRPNIDLAKKVLGWQPSTPLRAGLEKTITNFREELGLIRA
- a CDS encoding SDR family oxidoreductase; the protein is MTTALITGASSGLGEEFAYQLAREHHDLALVARRKDRLESVALKARELGAKKVAIFAADLSAPGALAQLHTDVTAAGLEIGYLVNNAGFGTHGTFCELPMEREIEEIELNVTALVALCRLFAPAMASRKSGTIINVASTAAFQPVPWMATYGATKAFVLSFSEALSSELRESGVTVLALCPGPTRTEFQAVANTAEAAFPDFAYMDAATVVAQGIASAKQGRAVRINGLMNFLMAQSTRLAPRAIVRRIAAAMFREEPT
- a CDS encoding L,D-transpeptidase family protein, encoding MTSRKRISLIVVAVSAALMLAAMVLAPRLASAWSEDEFARRPLYAYPLPHGRDNIIGNLVTYQIQKGDTLLDIGRWFGVTAKEISDANGKIDWWGPPVGKQIILPTEHILPAGNHVGIVLNIPEMRIYYYYPSPTGPISKSKIKPVAMTTKHEPHLGVMPTVVYTFPVGLGRYDWKTPVGDWRVRGKTKNPTWVVPQDIYEEHLERDGEADHVVPGGEDDNPLGKYRIELTLPEYALHGTDVPWGVGMTVSHGCVRLYPEDIERLFNKVKIGTPGEFTYQPIKYGYRGDAIYVEVHDDLYGRYAGLWAYAVKTAKEQGISDQIDMQKLEKAVEEKTGIPTYIMPGPPPDAGDAS
- a CDS encoding acyl-CoA dehydrogenase family protein, which translates into the protein MLGFEITDEQRELKALAHKFAEQEIIPHAREYDDKEIFPRDVAQKAFDAGLINFGVPAELGGPGLDILTTCLVGEELNYGCAGITNSIAANDLATLPIVIAANDEQKKRYLGALTEKLSFCAFAITEPGAGSDVASMSTTYRREGDEFVLNGTKHFISNGSVADWIVTFATSDKRLKHKGISCFVFPSDTPGITRRRMHGKLGQRAADTAEIFYEDVRIPASAMVGREGEGFKYAMATFDKSRPEIGAIAVGVSQRALDECLKYSKQRNAFGQPIANFQAIQFMMADMAIEIEAMRLLTYKAAWLVDRGESPNVVSSFAKAFSADACMRITTDAVQLFGGYGYMKEYPVEKLMRDAKLLQIYEGTSQIQRVVIARNLLRE
- a CDS encoding DegT/DnrJ/EryC1/StrS family aminotransferase, which translates into the protein MRQVAFHRPAMGPEEEREVLEALRSGWITTGPKTKRFEQEFAEYIGAKHALALSHCTGALHLSLWAIGIQPGDEIITTPFTFTATAEVMGYLGARPVFVDVDPGTFNINPARIEEALESGKHKHVRALLPVHFAGQACDMDRILAISRQYNLKVIEDAAHAVGSARYMEGRGMAKVGTIGDLTCFSFYATKNFTTAEGGMITTADDALAEKIAVASLHGMNKDAWKRYDKSGSWYYEIHDMGFKYNLSDVHSAIGLAQLKRAEDFKRRRTEIAQRYSEALREVDSIQVPYVEPGVEHAWHLYILRLRPELLRIGRNEFVETLRERGVGCSVHCIPLHTMHYYQRMYGYRMGDYPIAEDIFSRCLSLPIYYSMSDEDIDYVIETVLAIARENRR
- a CDS encoding VOC family protein, producing MESTVRRAKVRSQTLIAVRDVRASSRWYQQLLGLDALSEHRHRDRYDRLFCGGELILQIHAWDEEDHPNLINADAAPHGHGVLLWFELDDFDAAVGRARELDAEFVLEPHINPAPNHWEMWLRDADGYVVVVASPDGTAKS
- a CDS encoding glycosyltransferase family 39 protein, which produces MALKRAGWLACGGVALWYLFAWAMLRPLADAPVADSWLYGEAVRRYLQTGEVRFAGYTQAMPIAQVYYGAAWARLFGGGSASLEIADVVLAALGAMMFYALARRCGATPIPSLIATGCLLGNPCYNFLSFSFMTEIPFLMLVIAVNLAFAEGEGRFEALWMWLAAILSVVCFMIRPFAAMTVLGCVAAIVLYGSGVLREHPFDLMRMVRGLFPFAVASATCVGIWFWQMVLNPRPWDLERNLNHFGFLFQVPISTYLRAGVLGPLIYLGTVLSPIALLQFIGERRRQTIAWAIAIFGSTLFLSFIDHRLPVTPEYSCFGGWDNVMILRGLPNRFYWNGDWQYFWMALGSAGAAGLIVAARDLIPRLGRAPSAIMIAAIVYWLAIVPLWFFNDRYYVVMVPAGCLLLALTPWPKLRVAPMLAGALTLILMMLSLGGTYAYQRGLLAVTSVRDALEREGVRRSAIDAGYSLNGNDLYRYPKHGIDSMKLEAGIPMITSPGVDEYTLASAPIAGTQIVSRFSWPGPFGLGSRELYVLKKAHAYQAGAAPAKTQPRF